One stretch of Sinomonas terrae DNA includes these proteins:
- a CDS encoding flagellar hook assembly protein FlgD — protein MSISPVSSPVGTAAASSAVGGTSLTSSTPTSTPQQTLNSSVFMDLLVAQLKNQDPSSPMDTNAMIQQTSQLSMVEQLTQLATDSSQGLSVQQRAAAAELIGKAVTYLGADGTSGSGTASSVSFSGTSPTVNIGGASIPLGSITGVTGTTGVTGATGA, from the coding sequence ATGAGCATCAGCCCCGTCAGCAGTCCTGTCGGCACCGCGGCCGCGAGCAGCGCCGTCGGCGGTACGAGCCTGACCTCGTCGACGCCCACCAGCACGCCCCAGCAGACCCTCAATTCGAGCGTCTTCATGGACCTCCTCGTCGCGCAGCTCAAGAACCAGGACCCGAGCTCGCCCATGGACACCAATGCGATGATCCAGCAGACGAGCCAGCTCTCCATGGTGGAGCAGCTCACGCAGCTCGCGACGGACAGCAGCCAGGGCCTGAGCGTTCAGCAGCGCGCTGCCGCCGCCGAACTCATCGGCAAGGCCGTGACGTACCTGGGCGCCGACGGCACCTCCGGCAGCGGCACCGCGAGTTCCGTGTCCTTCAGCGGGACGTCGCCGACCGTCAACATCGGCGGCGCATCGATTCCGCTCGGTTCGATCACCGGCGTCACGGGCACCACCGGCGTCACGGGCGCCACCGGCGCCTAG
- a CDS encoding flagellar hook protein FlgE, translating into MLRSLYSGISGLRAHQTMLDVTGNNIANVNTVGFKGSSTEFEDTLSQLTQGASGPQGQTGGTNPAQVGLGVKVAAITTNFNQGSAESTGKATDMMISGDGFFITSSGGQQLYTRAGSFDFDASGRLVTPDGALLQGWPANAAGVVNTGSPIGNITLSPTTTIPAVATSQATVDGNLPSDAATGTSLERDLQVFDGNGVARNLALTFTRSATGWDVSGADANGTTGTGSLGFTNGKLTSGGSVTVGGITVNLSTVTGYAGMTTIAASGQNGSAAGTLESFTLGNDGSLVGSFSNGLKQVVGRVALAKFTNPAGLEKSGDSSYTSTANSGSPQIGQAGDPGFGTLAGGALEMSNVDLSQEFTNLIVAQRGFQANARIITTSDQVLQSLIDIKQ; encoded by the coding sequence ATGCTCCGCTCCCTCTACTCCGGCATCTCGGGCCTGCGCGCCCATCAGACCATGCTCGACGTCACGGGCAACAACATCGCCAACGTGAATACGGTCGGCTTCAAAGGCTCGTCGACCGAGTTCGAGGACACGCTCTCGCAGCTGACCCAGGGTGCCTCGGGCCCTCAGGGGCAGACGGGCGGAACGAATCCGGCTCAGGTCGGCCTCGGCGTGAAGGTCGCGGCCATCACGACCAACTTCAACCAAGGCTCGGCCGAATCGACGGGCAAAGCGACCGACATGATGATCTCGGGTGACGGCTTCTTCATCACAAGCAGTGGCGGGCAGCAGCTCTACACGCGTGCGGGCTCCTTCGACTTCGACGCTTCGGGGCGGCTCGTAACGCCCGACGGCGCCCTCCTCCAAGGCTGGCCGGCGAACGCCGCCGGGGTGGTCAACACCGGATCGCCCATCGGGAACATCACCCTCTCGCCGACGACGACGATTCCGGCCGTCGCGACAAGCCAGGCCACTGTGGACGGGAACCTTCCGTCCGACGCCGCGACGGGAACGTCGCTCGAACGCGACCTTCAGGTCTTCGACGGCAACGGGGTGGCGCGGAACCTCGCGCTCACGTTCACGCGCTCGGCTACCGGCTGGGACGTCTCGGGCGCGGACGCCAACGGGACCACGGGCACCGGCTCGCTCGGCTTCACGAACGGCAAGCTCACTTCCGGGGGCTCGGTGACGGTCGGCGGGATCACGGTGAACCTCAGCACAGTGACGGGTTATGCCGGAATGACGACCATCGCCGCGAGCGGCCAGAACGGCTCCGCCGCCGGGACGCTCGAATCCTTCACGCTCGGCAACGATGGCTCACTCGTCGGGTCCTTCAGCAATGGGCTCAAGCAGGTTGTGGGCCGGGTCGCGTTGGCGAAGTTCACAAACCCGGCTGGCCTCGAGAAGTCCGGCGACTCCTCGTACACGAGCACGGCGAATTCGGGGAGCCCGCAGATCGGTCAAGCCGGTGATCCGGGTTTTGGGACTCTGGCTGGTGGGGCTTTGGAAATGTCGAACGTCGACCTCTCACAGGAATTCACGAATCTCATCGTGGCGCAGCGGGGATTCCAGGCCAACGCACGAATTATCACCACTTCCGACCAGGTGCTGCAGAGCCTGATCGACATCAAGCAATAA